The Styela clava chromosome 2, kaStyClav1.hap1.2, whole genome shotgun sequence genome contains a region encoding:
- the LOC144419988 gene encoding uncharacterized protein LOC144419988, which yields MASETNEFTVLQNKKPISFKFDLKTICPKLSFDWDEIRKSTTSSLSSEDEVTKRKIYADVYQRMTDHDSESSGDEYANFNEVYYGSTLNQEMIKRRMRGSTNSTDSESSVFPTPKKRKVESNKNISNKLPNQGITIII from the exons ATGGCGAGCGAAACGAATGAATTTACtgtattacaaaacaaaaaaccgATTTCATTCAAGTTTGACTTGAAAACGATATGCCCAAAGTTATCATTTGATTGGGATGAAATTCGAAAGAGCACAACATCAAGTCTTTCTTCAGAAGATGAAGTTACGAAAAGAAAGATTTACGCTGATGTTTATCAAAg aatGACGGACCATGACTCCGAATCATCTGGCGACGAATATGCAAATTTTAATGAAGTCTATTATGGAAGTACATTGAATCAAGAAATGATCAAGCGTAGAATGCGCGGAAGCACAAACAGTACGGATTCAGAATCTTCAGTATTCCCTACTCCAAAGAAGAGAAAAGTAGAGAGTAATAAAAACATAAGCAACAAACTTCCCAATCAAggtattactattattatttga
- the LOC144419867 gene encoding organic cation transporter protein-like: protein MFSGLIAGMIVDRFGRKKPTIIYGMIISSLMIAYSFAPNFASCVIWFTLLGAINAAAFCTAFLYVQELVKTDKRATISCLIYSFESFSYMLVPAIAYLCQDWRWILRVVGLIGILYIPSCWIIFESPRWLASKGRIAEATKVMKFIMRKNTTNQKLLRQNIFLISSPAKSSTTKSKDSKETHFIILLRNRVLLKRCFIISWIITATLTSYYGFGFNTSNLEGNKYWNCFISAAAELPGWIFAPYFLQKFGRRSTLSAAYAISCLCSILCPVFGNYNAVSIAFAMLGKVFISSTMAMIFLYPAELFPTKLRNTALGFSATLSRFGGLMAPFIAFTGESSKLVPFLILSGIALVASIVTLLLPETKDLPLPETLEESLALEKYRLQVPSCKKAKLEKNTRKTATSTFTSDADENDKIKNCIL from the exons ATGTTTAGTGGTCTGATTGCAGGGATGATAGTTGACAG GTTTGGACGGAAGAAGCCAACAATTATTTACGGTATGATTATATCGTCACTGATGATCGCTTATAGCTTTGCGCCAAACTTTGCATCTTGTGTCATATGGTTTACGTTATTAGGAGCAATCAACGCAGCAGCATTTTGTACAGCATTTTTATATG TACAAGAATTGGTCAAAACTGACAAACGAGCTACAATCAGCTGTCTTATTTATTCTTTTGAATCTTTCTCGTACATGCTGGTCCCAGCAATCGCATATCTATGTCAAGATTGGCGATGGATTTTGAGAGTCGTTGGCTTGATTGGTATTCTGTACATTCCTTCTTGTTG GATTATTTTTGAATCTCCAAGATGGCTTGCAAGTAAGGGTCGCATTGCTGAAGCTACAAAAGTCATGAAATTCATCATGCGAAAAAATACGACAAATCAAAAGCTTTTGaggcaaaatatatttttgatttcgtCACCCGCAAAATCTAGT ACTACAAAAAGTAAGGATtcaaaggagactcatttcatCATACTTTTAAGAAACCGAGTATTGCTGAAGCGATGCTTCATTATCAGTTGGATTAT CACCGCGACTTTGACATCTTATTATGGTTTTGGATTTAATACGTCAAACCTTGAAGGAAACAAATACTGGAACTGTTTTATTTCCGCCGCTGCAGAACTTCCTGGCTGGATTTTTGCTCCTTATTTTCTGCAAAAATTTGGTAGAAGATCTACGTTATCCGCAGCATATGCAATATCATGTTTATGCTCAATACTCTGCCCGGTGTTTGGCAACT ATAACGCAGTAAGTATTGCGTTTGCAATGCTCGGAAAGGTTTTTATTTCATCTACTATGGCAATGATTTTTTTGTATCCAGCTGAGCTTTTTCCAACAAAACTCCGCAACACGGCACTTGGATTCTCTGCAACGCTTTCCCGTTTTGGTGGTTTGATGGCGCCGTTTATTGCTTTCACTG GTGAAAGTTCGAAGTTGGTTCCATTTCTGATTTTAAGCGGTATTGCTCTAGTCGCGTCAATTGTAACGCTCTTGTTGCCCGAAACAAAAGATCTACCCCTTCCCGAAACTCTGGAGGAGTCGCTTGCATTAGAAAAATATAG GTTACAAGTACCATCGTGTAAAAAGGCAAAGTTGGAAAAAAATACCAGAAAGACAGCGACAAGCACATTTACCTCGGATGCggatgaaaatgataaaataaaaaactgcaTTTTATAA
- the LOC120336686 gene encoding uncharacterized protein LOC120336686, with protein MRGQIKLVACGTAKKLTVTLLGIRNILSSIGSSIYIKISLISEKSETHAEHIMKVHMAAKETILHETVSFNLSRMALNRRLLIEVWSQAMTPVNFKGCTSFGLRKFMTNNEIIQGSYYLLGENIGRRKHLAVKPNQSLSRENKVKTMNYNQFPAETSQNDKSQAGFTPSRKMIEHKEIQLSTNAIVRDVQFGAQTQSPPCVSSVTEGSQAYSVGLRERDVILSINGSIVNNRTNFEFQNLLRSCSGVVVLKIQRSHRNNRELNNTPKGGYKRKLNRKGGVRHKKRKLNEHRLRTSAQNNLQFITTREKLQKYRYIENDIDQQTPFRPQHDMKHQIKPIQFEDEDNDDVFLTEEQEQTFQICKPPLYAGNSIPCRPSNTPGTPLCLASVTYGANLQKSARIVRRRTYHDGKKQLAQLRQMVPGCESPILRRSAKRSINGYERTSSKRYFNKSESFRMQKSAGNEKFTLYYPDFIDFPQKFELGAPSDIVSSEINSSRSQNYDNDRVEIVSVTSSSDVDPKRIRSRSCSSESDLKTKEELQNNKNISSKIDWIETEKIKKIFRVKSRKHKNEEKKGYTALESNIINVSSCSSNSSSANGLLAILKDKGKCASFRAFLAIEHSEENLDFWTECESYKNKKTTKQRKLASAIYKKYIHSDAECEVNITSKIRSMITEKLQNPTSEMFQEAQDHIFRLMESDSYRRYISQN; from the exons ATGCGAG GTCAAATCAAATTGGTGGCATGTGGAACGGCCAAGAAGTTGACTGTCACTCTGTTGGGAATTAGAAACATTTTGTCTTCAATAGGATCCAGCATTTACATAAAG ATTTCCCTAATTTCGGAAAAGAGCGAAACACATGCTGAACATATCATGAAGGTGCACATGGCAGCAAAAGAAACCATTCTCCACGAGACGGTCTCTTT TAACTTGTCTCGGATGGCATTGAATAGAAGATTGCTGATTGAAGTCTGGTCACAGGCTATGACTCCGGTGAATTTTAAAGGATGCACAAGCTTTGGACTTCGGAAGTTTATGACGAATAATGAG ATAATTCAAGGTTCATATTACTTGCTCGGTGAGAACATAGGACGACGAAAACATCTTGCTGTGAAACCGAATCAAAGCCTCAGCA GAGAAAACAAGGTAAAGACAATGAATTATAATCAGTTCCCAGCAGAGACATCACAAAATGACAAATCACAAGCTGGATTCACGCCGAGCAGAAAAATGATCGAACATAAGGAG atCCAATTATCGACTAATGCCATTGTAAGAGATGTTCAATTTGGCGCACAAACACAATCGCCACCATGTGTTTCATCAGTCACAGAAG GATCACAAGCTTATTCCGTCGGACTCCGTGAACGAGACGTAATATTGTCAATCAATGGGTCAATTGTTAATAACCGgactaattttgaatttcaaaatttactgAG ATCTTGTTCCGGTGTTGTAGTGCTGAAAATTCAAAGAAGTCATCGAAACAACCGAGAATTGAACAATACACCAAAAGGCGGATATAAACGTAAACTTAATAGAAAAGGTGGTGTTCGACACAAAAAGCGTAAATTGAACGAACATCGACTAAGGACATCAGCGCAAAATAACTTGCAATTCATTACAACGAGAGAAAAACTACAAAAGTATAGATATATAGAAAATGATATAGACCAGCAAACGCCATTCAGACCACAACATGATATGAAGCACCAAATCAAACCAATACAATTTGAAGATGAAGATAATGATGATGTGTTTTTGACTGAAGAGCAGGAACAGACATTTCAAATTTGCAAGCCCCCGTTATATGCTGGTAACTCCATTCCCTGTCGTCCTAGCAACACTCCCGGTACACCGCTGTGTTTGGCGTCCGTTACATACGGTGCAAATTTGCAAAAGTCGGCGAGAATAGTCCGAAGACGAACATATCATGACGGGAAAAAACAACTCGCGCAATTGAGACAAATGGTTCCCGGATGTGAATCGCCGATTCTTCGACGATCTGCAAAAAGAAGCATTAACGGATATGAACGCACAAGCAGCAAAAGATATTTTAATAAGTCGGAGAGTTTTCGTATGCAAAAATCG GCTGGGAATGAGAAGTTCACCTTATATTATCCTGATTTCATTG atttTCCTCAAAAATTCGAACTTGGGGCACCGAGTGATATCGTGtcatctgaaataaatagctCGAGGTCGCAAAATTATGACAATGATCGCGTGGAAATCGTTAGTGTTACGTCATCAAGCGATGTTGATCCAAAACGAATAAGAAGTCGGTCATGTTCTTCCGAATCAGATTTGAAAACGAAAGAAGAActacaaaacaacaaaaatatttcgaGTAAAATTGATTGGATCGAAACAGAAAAGATTAAAAAGATATT TCGTGTCAAGTCAAGAAAACATAAGAACGAGGAGAAGAAAGGCTACACAGCACTGGAAAGTAATATTATTAACGTATCGTCTTGTTCCTCCAATTCTTCGTCAGCGAATGGACTGCTAGCTATTTTGAAAGATAAAG gtAAATGTGCTTCCTTTCGCGCATTTCTTGCAATAGAGCACAGTGAGGAAAATCTTGATTTTTGGACTGAATGTGAAAGTTACAAAAATAAGAAGACAACAAAACAACGTAAACTTGCGTCTGCGATCTACAAAAAATATATCCACTCTGATGCAGAGTGTGAG gttAATATTACATCAAAAATACGTTCAATGATAACAGAAAAGCTGCAGAATCCAACCTCAGAAATGTTCCAGGAAGCTCAAGATCATATATTTCGGTTGATGGAATCTGATTCTTACAGAcgatatatttcacaaaattaa